The Triticum urartu cultivar G1812 chromosome 6, Tu2.1, whole genome shotgun sequence genome includes the window AACGTGACCGTACGAAGTATGAACGGTGCGCTCGCCGGAGTCCAGAGTTGGCTGTACTTGCCGCCACTTGGGCGCCGGCGGCGTGGCTAGTAGTGCCCGGTGAGCTGCAAACGGACGACGATCCTGGTTGTCCCTGCTCTCCGCCCCACTATCCTCTCCCCCTCTCCGCCGGACCGGTGAATCGCCCTCGCCTGTCCCCCCACCACGCTGGTGCCAGCCATGGCTACACTTGCCACACTACTGTGGTACGTCTGAGCTCTACTGGTACACAGCAGTACGTATACAGTAGTAGTAGTACTTAAAGCGCGTTTGCACTTATTTGTGTCCTGCTTGGATGCCATGGGAGGATAGTTGTCTGGATTGTTTGCTTTCCTGAGTCATGATACGCCTTGGCATGTTGCCTACGGGCTGGCTACGGCTGATGTGTATCGCATGGAAGAACGATACAACCTGAATCATCCATGATGTGATGTAGACACATCTACATCTGCGgcaatcaagcagccgatgatgATCTCCGGTGACCACACGACGCGCTCTGATGATAGTCCACGAGGACTTGCTCACCACCCCACCTGCGACCCATTTGTGCCCAGCTGGTTCACTCCGTCTGCCACTGCAGGACTGCACTAGACCAGAACACAGCTTGTTCCGAGCCGTGACAATCCCGTAATTTGTTCCCACCGAGCTGCATCAGTGCGTGCATGCACAGTTCACATCTCCGGCAACATGAGTACGTTGTACACTAGCTGTATGTATGTACCCTCACCTACCCCGACCTACGCCGGCGGGCCGTCCGTCGCTATGATGAGCCGCTCTAGACGGGTCGACCGGTCGATCGCGGCCGGCCTCACCTAAAAGGCGTCCTCGCTTTACCTGCAACGAACGCACACCCCGCGCCCATGCCCATGTATCCCTGTCCTCGCCGCCTACTCCTGAGTTGTAAAAACTGTACCCCTACCGCCAATAAGTAACCGGAGCTCAACACACGGAAAAGCTCCTCTTTTTGCCCATCATTTCCCCTTTTTGATTGGCTATTATCTGGAGATAGTTAATCGGCTGCCTGCCCATGGATGCATCAATGGATCCCGTCCACGGCGGTttacgtgcgtgcgtgcgtgctgCGAGCCAACGGCACCAGACCGGGCTCGCTGGATCACTGCGGCGCCCGTGCAAGTGCATGCACTGCTCCATCTTCAAGCGCAACGGGAAGCCACAACCCTGACCAAAAGATCATTCATGTGTTGCTTTGCTTGCCGCTTGGCCATGGCAGCTACGAAATTCACATGAGGCCGCCGGTGTCATGAGACGGGCAGCCGCCGCGCGTATGGCTGGACTCGACTGATCGGTGAATGAAAAACAACCACGTCGGCACATTGAAAATGCATCGCTGCCAGCTACGCTCTGCGGCAGCTAAACACGCTCCAAACTACAAGTCCCACGTGTACGTGTACGTGTACGTGTACGTGTGACACCACAAGATTAACCGTATCTTGTTGCTGCTGACAGCAGTACACGGCACTTTCTCAAAAAAGGCCAAGGAGAGCGGGGCAGAAGAAGCGAACATAGAGCCGTTGAGACGAGCAATTAATCCGCACTAACCACACGCCATCAACGCCCCATCCATAAAACCCACTAACCACACGACGGGCCCAGCGCTCAGGCACCAACGGTCGCCGAGGGCGGGACCCACGCACCCGGCCACAGTCGACCGTCGACCCCCCGCCCGCGCCAGCACACCAGCCACTCCCGGCCACAGCCAATCCTGGCAAGCCACGTAACCCCACGGACCGGTTTCACCGCGTCGTGCGTCACCGCCGTCCCCGCATACCCGCCACCTCCCACCCAGCCCGCGGGCCCCGcttccgccccccccccccccccccccaaaccccccccccccccccccgccccccccccccccccccccccccccgccataAATCCCACTCCCCGCCCTTTCCCTCGCTCCCCACACACTCTCCACCACCTCGCCCCCCCGCCGTGACGAACTCTgcctcgtcgccgccgccgcacgcagCAGAGCATGGCTCCCCCCGGcggccgcctcctcgccgcggcATTGTGCCtgctcctcctcgccgccgcagGTAACCACCGTGCCGACCATGAAAGCTCTACTTGGTCGACAATGCTGGTGTGATTTGCTTTGCTTACTGACGGTGAATGCATGTGTTTGGTTGCAGACGCGGGCACCGTGGGCGTGAACTGGGGGCGGGTGGCGAACGACCTGCCCAGCCCGGCGGCGGTGGTGCAGCTGCTCAAGCAGCACGGCATCGCGCAGGTCAAGCTCTACGACACGGAGCCCGCCGTGCTGCGCGCGCTCGCCGGCAGCGGCATCAAGGTGGTCGTCGCGCTGCCCAACGAGCAGCTCGCGGCCGCCGCCAGGCGCCCCTCGTACGCGCTCGCCTGGGTGCGCCGCAACGTCGCCGCCTACTACCCGGCCACGCAGATCCAGGGCATCGCCGTCGGCAACGAGGTGTTCGCCACGGCTGCCAACGTCACGGCGCAGCTCGTACCGGCCATGATCAACGTGCACGCGGCCTTGGCCAGGCTCAACATGGACAAGGCCGTCAAGGTGTCGTCCCCCGTCGCGCTCTCCGCGCTCGCCAACTCGTACCCGCCCTCCGCCGGCGTGTTCAAGGAGGAGCTCGCGCAGTCGGTGATGAAGCCCATGCTCGACTTCCTGGCGCGGACCGGCTCCGACCTCATGGTCAACTGCTACCCGTTCTTCGCCTACGCGGACAATGCCGGCGTCATCTCGCTGGACTACGCGCTCTTCCGCCCCAACGCCGGCGAGCTCGACTCCGGGAGCGGCCTCAAGTACTACAGCCTCCTGGACGCGCAGCTGGACGCCGTGTTCGCGGCCGTGGGCAGGCTGGGGAGCTACAGCGGCGTGCACGTGGTGGTGTCGGAGACGGGGTGGCCCTCCAAGGGCGACGCCAAGGAGGTCGGCGCCGGCGCGGCCAACGCCGCGGCGTACAACGGCAACCTGGTCCGGCGCGTGCTGTCCAGGAACGCCGGcaccccgcgccgccccgacgcgGACGTGGACGTGTACCTCTTCGCGCTCTTCAACGAGAACCAGAAGCCCGGGCCGACCTCGGAGCGCAACTACGGCGTGTTCTACCCGAACCAGCAGAAGGTGTACGACGTGGAGTTCGTCCTCGGCGCCGGCGGCGGCTCCGTGGGCGGCGCCGgaggcaagggcggcggcggcggcctcgggTGGCAGGACAACGGCAGCGGCAATGCGGCGCCGGTGAGCGGGGCCGGAGGGGGAGTGGTGAGGGCGGCGGCGACGCCGGGGTCGGCGTGGTGCGTGGCGAACGCGATGGCGGGCGAGGCGCGGCTGCAGGCGGCGCTGGACTACGCGTGCGGGCCGGGCGGCGCGGACTGCAAGGGGATCCAGCCCGGCGCGGCGTGCTTCGAGCCCAACACCATGGTCGCCCACGCGTCCTACGCCTTCAACGACTACTACCAGCGCAAGGGCCGCTCCATCGGCACCTGCGACTTCGCCGGCGCCGCCTACGTCGTCAGCCAGGCGCCAAGTGAGTCCCCGTTCCCGCTCAATCCGCTCGTTTCTTGCCTGCAGAAATGTAGGTCCTAGGTACTCCTAATCGGAGCAAAATGCTGGTGCTAGCAGCTGCTAGTGCTAATGCAGAGAATGGGTTATCACAAAAAAGTTAACAATTTATACTTTCTTTAGGGAAAATGTTTAGTAACAATTTTCTAGCAATAATTTGGTAGGAAAATCGGTGACAGTTTGTGTGGGAGCCACGGTACCTAAAGCGAGAAACATCCCCGTACCATAGGCGGCAATTTACAGAGAGATGGGGGGTAGGCAGGCACGGCTCAAATCATATCAAGCGAAAGTTGCTTTGCGTTGTACGGGAATGATTCCCGTCCTTTTGTTTTGGCCCACACATGCACGCAGCCTTAATCACGACAAGGGAAGCTGCAGCTGCGCCTTAACGCTGCTGTGATTTGCGACCCAAATCTGCACTGCGATGTGCATGCACAGCAGTACCCATTCAAGCCCGCATTGGATTCGAGCTGCCGTTGGTCCGTCCGGCTGCCGTGCAGTTGCCAGTCAGGGTCTCAGAGTTTACGACCGTGGCGAGACGGCTGTCGGTCAGGTCCTGCCAGCCCAGGCGTGGTGGCTCGCGGCTCGACGTGATACGACGCGTCCTGTGCTCTTTACTCCCGCCGTCGGAATGCGTGCCATGTCTGGACGGCCGGACGTCGGCATGCGGCGCACCACGACGAGTATGGCCGCCGCTTCCGGCTCCGGCTGCTCTGCTTCGTGTACCCCGCGCGCGCATTGTTTACTCCTCCTCGGTCCCGGTACAAGAATTTGGTCTCCATGTTCACATCGGACATCGGAGGAGGCACTAGCATTTCTATACTCCATTGTTTTTGAGCTGTGGATCTTCTTACTTATACTCGGTCTGAGATGTTTATTCCAATGTTTTTGCAGAGATGGGCAAGTGCGAGCTCCCCTCCACGGTCTGAGACAAGGCAACAGTGGCCAAAGGGAGAGGAGGTGGAAATATCTATGCACCGAAGGTCGGCCAAAGCGCAGGGGAAGAGGGGAGGAATGCTGGACATCTCTGCCCCTTTTCTTTGGTCTTTGCCCGCTGCAGGCGTACGTAGAACATTGGTGGTAGTGCTGTAGCCGGCCGGCTGTGCGCCTTTCTGCAGCCTTGGTTCATGGGGGATATCTTTGTTTAACCGCTAGTAGTCTCTGTAACTATGCTTTTACTGTAAGCTTGGATTACTTACTAGTAATATAGATTAATTCTAAGTATAATACTAGTAGCCTTTTGTGTCCCACTTGTCGTGTGCTGTCGCGGCTCTCGCGTGCTCGATCGTTTTGGTTTGACTCGTGTGCTTGATCATTGCCTCGGAAGTCTGTCTACCGGAAATGCTGCTTGGCTTGGAAGCCAGTTTGGTTAGCAATCGAGTGTCAACTCATGATGGTGGCAGGCACGGCAGCTGCTCCCCACGATCAATGTCCGGAGTGCTGCTTGTTGCGTTTCGGTGGCCTGGTTAggattgttttcttttttttttgccaAACCTGAAAAGAGCGAAATCTGGTGCCGAGGTTGCTAGGATAGGATTATCGTAGGAATAGGAattttgtaggaaatgagatgacatgtaccccaaatcctatgagtaggaatagaaaatgagatgtcatttggttgacaccaaaaAAATTTTTTCATTGACTctaggctcatttttatttttatatgaaatgtggaggataggaaccaatcctatgtaggaatatgaatccattcctatgaaccaaagggttctaaaggaaaaaatcctataaaaatcctatactttagaattcctatgaaattcctccaAACTAAAGGAGGCCTAACATTGCCCAGCCAGACGCAGGAATTCCCTCCCAGGTTGCTTTAAAAAGGATGCAGGCCACAAATGCAACATTGCTTGGACAAATGCTTCTGGATCTGCATCATGGATGAAAACTCGAGTCTTGGGCTAGAGCGAAAGCGCCTGCTACACTTTGTTTAATCATAATCACCAGTGCCTGATCTGATCTTTGGTGCGCTCGGCAAGCGAGCACTGCTTGAGTAAGTTTCTCGTCACGATCTGTGGGTTGGTTCGTTCTCCATCACGGCACACGTTCTGTACTGTGCAACCACGGGTAGCGCTCCACCCCCCGTGGCACgtggggtggtggtggtgggctGGTGGGCGTCGTCGTGGGTGGGTGGTCACCTCCGGGCTGGCTCCGGCTGAGCTCCGCCGGAGCCCGGCCGCCTCCTCCGCGTGCGCGCGCATGTGAGGGGAGCAAGCTGCCAACCGGGGTTGGACGGAGGGCTGGGCCTGGACCACTGCCGGAGCGTGGAAAAGAAGACGGAATATCGCCGGTGGCTTCTCGCCGATCGAGGTGATCTTTGCGCGGTGAAAATCCGTGCCCGGCTCCAGGACCATGCACGCCGCACATGCCGGTTTTGGCTGCACAGGCGCAGCTACGTGCATACACTTTTTTTTTTTAGGATCGTATACAGCTCCCTTTTTCCAGGACGCGTCCCTTTCTTTTCCGGTTCGAGGCCTCCTTCGTTTATTtagaggaatttcataggaattctaaAGGATAGAATTCttatagaatttttttctttaaAACCTTTGGGTTCATAGGAATGGATCCCTATTCTTACATAGGATTGGTttctatcctccacatttcatagaaaaataaaaaaaaacttAGACTCAATGGAAAATTCCTTTAGTGTCAAAcaaatgacatcttgtttcctattcttactcataggatttgaaatacatgtcatctcatttcctacaagattcctattcctataataattctatcctatgaaccaaaaaaAGCCTCAAACTTAGACTCGAGGAGGCGAGGTCCGTCCCTATGCACGTCCCTATGCTTGTTTTTCTGCCTGTGCATGCGCTAGGGCTATACGTCGCCCCTGTCGAGTCGTAATACGAATCGACCGTGTACGCGACTAGTGGGCCGGCTCACTACCCTGTTTGTTCGCTGCGCGCTGAAAGGTTCGCCATGC containing:
- the LOC125514795 gene encoding glucan endo-1,3-beta-glucosidase 10-like encodes the protein MAPPGGRLLAAALCLLLLAAADAGTVGVNWGRVANDLPSPAAVVQLLKQHGIAQVKLYDTEPAVLRALAGSGIKVVVALPNEQLAAAARRPSYALAWVRRNVAAYYPATQIQGIAVGNEVFATAANVTAQLVPAMINVHAALARLNMDKAVKVSSPVALSALANSYPPSAGVFKEELAQSVMKPMLDFLARTGSDLMVNCYPFFAYADNAGVISLDYALFRPNAGELDSGSGLKYYSLLDAQLDAVFAAVGRLGSYSGVHVVVSETGWPSKGDAKEVGAGAANAAAYNGNLVRRVLSRNAGTPRRPDADVDVYLFALFNENQKPGPTSERNYGVFYPNQQKVYDVEFVLGAGGGSVGGAGGKGGGGGLGWQDNGSGNAAPVSGAGGGVVRAAATPGSAWCVANAMAGEARLQAALDYACGPGGADCKGIQPGAACFEPNTMVAHASYAFNDYYQRKGRSIGTCDFAGAAYVVSQAPKMGKCELPSTV